The Acidimicrobiales bacterium genome has a window encoding:
- a CDS encoding MarR family transcriptional regulator has translation VELSSLTGAQLELLRLVRRRPGVSIADAAQELRLAPNTVSTLVRQLTERGLMLRRVHDTDRRVARLELSADIRRKVDAWRDRRVVGLGESIGRLSPEDQRSMVAALPLLARLAEHLEELGPDR, from the coding sequence GTGGAGCTGTCCTCGCTGACCGGGGCCCAGCTGGAGCTGCTGCGTCTGGTCCGCCGTCGGCCTGGGGTGTCGATCGCGGACGCCGCCCAGGAGCTGAGGCTGGCGCCGAACACGGTAAGCACGCTTGTCCGTCAGCTGACCGAGCGGGGGCTGATGCTTCGCCGCGTGCACGATACCGATCGGCGCGTCGCCCGGCTCGAGCTGTCGGCCGATATCCGTCGCAAGGTCGACGCCTGGCGGGATCGCCGCGTCGTCGGCCTGGGCGAGTCCATCGGGCGGCTCTCGCCGGAGGATCAGCGCAGCATGGTCGCAGCCCTGCCGCTGCTGGCCCGTCTCGCCGAGCATCTCGAAGAGCTGGGACCCGACCGGTGA
- a CDS encoding ATP-binding cassette domain-containing protein: protein MDDRSSPPRVPALACRGLRHQFGDHIAVDGIDLTVWQGEVFGLLGPNGAGKTTTIRVLNTLLPIQGGVVEVLGYDVRRSPMAVRRLLGYVPQQLSVEAALTGRENVTWFARLFDVPRRERKRRVNDALDVMGLGDVADRLAGTYSGGMIRRLELAQALVNRPALLVLDEPTVGLDPVARDGVWLRVEELRQATGMTVLLTTHYMEEADALCDRIALMHLGRIQSEGTPDELKAALGVGSTLEDVFRHSTGGDLHGDGETKGGLREVRSTRRTAGRVG, encoded by the coding sequence GTGGACGACCGGTCGTCCCCGCCGAGAGTGCCGGCTCTGGCGTGTCGGGGACTCCGCCATCAATTCGGTGACCACATTGCGGTCGACGGCATCGACCTCACCGTCTGGCAGGGCGAGGTGTTCGGGCTCCTCGGCCCGAACGGCGCGGGCAAGACGACGACGATCCGGGTGCTCAACACCTTGTTGCCGATACAGGGGGGCGTGGTGGAGGTGCTCGGCTACGACGTCCGCCGCTCACCGATGGCCGTGCGCCGCCTGCTCGGTTATGTCCCTCAGCAGCTCTCGGTCGAGGCCGCCCTCACGGGCCGGGAGAACGTCACCTGGTTCGCCCGGCTGTTCGATGTCCCCCGCCGGGAGCGAAAGCGCCGTGTGAACGATGCCCTGGACGTGATGGGCTTGGGTGACGTGGCCGACCGGCTGGCCGGGACCTACTCGGGTGGCATGATCCGGCGGCTCGAGCTGGCCCAAGCACTCGTCAACCGGCCCGCTCTGCTCGTGCTCGACGAGCCGACCGTCGGCTTGGACCCTGTGGCTCGCGACGGGGTGTGGCTGCGCGTGGAAGAGCTCCGGCAGGCGACGGGCATGACCGTGCTGCTCACGACGCACTACATGGAAGAGGCCGACGCGTTGTGCGACCGCATCGCGCTCATGCACCTCGGGCGGATCCAGAGCGAGGGGACCCCCGACGAGCTGAAGGCCGCCCTCGGGGTGGGATCGACGCTGGAAGACGTCTTCCGCCACTCTACGGGGGGCGACCTCCACGGCGATGGCGAGACGAAGGGAGGTCTGCGTGAAGTCCGAAGTACTCGTCGAACCGCAGGTCGCGTCGGCTGA
- a CDS encoding ABC transporter permease, with translation MKSEVLVEPQVASAEAAVAPGTGIWRQFPSRVATFCLVELQKLRHDRTELFTRAVQPALWLVIFGETFTRLHAIPTGHQPYLDFLAPGIIAQSGLFVAIFYGIQIIWERDAGVLTKLLVTPTPRSALIMGKSFAAGIRALAQVVVVLVLSALLGVALTINPLNILGSFIIVMLGAAFFSCLSMTVAGVVLKRDRLMGIGQMITMPLFFASSALYPLSIMPGWLRALSRVNPLTYEVDALRGLLIGSPAHVGLDFLVLVASVVVGVATASSLVGRLAR, from the coding sequence GTGAAGTCCGAAGTACTCGTCGAACCGCAGGTCGCGTCGGCTGAGGCGGCGGTCGCACCGGGAACGGGGATCTGGCGACAGTTCCCGAGCCGTGTCGCCACGTTCTGCCTCGTCGAACTGCAGAAGCTCCGCCACGACCGCACCGAGCTGTTCACGCGGGCCGTGCAGCCCGCGTTGTGGCTGGTCATCTTCGGTGAGACGTTCACCCGTCTGCACGCCATCCCCACCGGACACCAGCCCTATCTCGACTTTCTCGCTCCCGGGATCATCGCCCAGTCCGGTCTGTTCGTCGCCATCTTCTACGGCATACAGATCATCTGGGAGCGTGACGCCGGGGTACTGACGAAGCTCCTCGTCACTCCCACACCGCGCTCTGCGCTCATCATGGGCAAGTCCTTCGCTGCCGGTATCCGGGCGCTCGCTCAGGTCGTCGTGGTCCTGGTGCTGTCGGCACTTCTCGGAGTCGCCCTGACGATCAACCCTCTGAACATCCTCGGTTCGTTCATCATCGTGATGCTGGGCGCGGCCTTCTTTTCTTGTCTGTCGATGACCGTCGCCGGGGTGGTGCTCAAGCGGGACCGACTCATGGGCATCGGCCAGATGATCACCATGCCGCTCTTCTTCGCCTCCAGCGCGCTGTATCCATTGAGCATCATGCCGGGGTGGCTCCGGGCTCTCAGCCGGGTCAACCCGCTCACCTACGAGGTCGACGCGCTGCGCGGCCTCCTCATCGGCTCGCCCGCCCACGTCGGGCTCGACTTTCTCGTGCTGGTTGCGTCCGTGGTCGTCGGGGTGGCCACCGCGTCGTCACTCGTCGGCCGGCTGGCTCGGTAG
- a CDS encoding crotonase/enoyl-CoA hydratase family protein gives MTDTTAIRVVDDGAVRALVLSRASEYNTITPQLRDELGRCIDDADRDDEVRVILLRAEGRAFCAGFALDAATAAQAGEGGGRVWDSIADLRMISSYADTWAKLQRCSKPTVAAVQGWCIAGGTDLVLNADVIIAGESAVFGYPPARVWGTPEAPWLWVARLGLERAKRYLLTGDEIPGPEAARIGLVLDCVPDAELLDSGMGLARRMARLPVNQLRMLKLLCNQTAQQFQPDTSRLLGCLFDGVARHTQEGLDFVERAQDVGFREAVRERDDPFGDYGQRRSPQGR, from the coding sequence ATGACCGATACCACCGCGATCCGGGTTGTCGACGACGGAGCTGTCCGGGCCCTCGTGCTCAGCCGGGCCTCGGAGTACAACACCATCACCCCGCAGCTGCGCGACGAGCTGGGACGGTGCATCGACGACGCCGATCGGGACGACGAGGTGAGGGTGATCCTTCTTCGCGCCGAAGGTAGGGCCTTCTGTGCCGGCTTCGCCTTGGATGCCGCGACCGCCGCCCAGGCTGGCGAGGGCGGGGGCAGGGTGTGGGACTCGATCGCCGATTTGCGGATGATCTCCTCGTATGCGGACACCTGGGCAAAGCTGCAACGCTGCTCCAAGCCGACCGTGGCCGCGGTCCAGGGTTGGTGCATCGCAGGCGGCACCGATCTCGTGCTGAACGCGGACGTCATCATCGCCGGCGAGAGCGCCGTGTTCGGCTATCCGCCGGCCAGGGTGTGGGGAACGCCCGAGGCGCCGTGGCTGTGGGTGGCCCGCCTCGGCCTGGAGCGGGCCAAGCGGTACCTGCTCACTGGCGACGAGATCCCCGGACCGGAAGCGGCCCGGATAGGGCTGGTGCTCGACTGCGTGCCCGATGCGGAGCTGCTCGACTCCGGCATGGGTCTGGCCCGGCGCATGGCGCGGTTGCCCGTCAATCAGCTGCGAATGCTCAAGCTGCTGTGCAACCAGACGGCGCAGCAGTTCCAGCCGGACACCTCTCGGTTGCTCGGGTGCCTGTTCGACGGCGTGGCTCGTCACACTCAAGAAGGACTCGACTTCGTCGAACGCGCTCAGGACGTTGGCTTTCGTGAGGCCG